The genomic window GGAATCGTACATCAGCGGAGTGGGGAATACCGCAATGCGGCATTGCCCTGCGACGCGAGTCACCGTGCCGGGTAAGCGGGGGGCTCCCTGTCGCTCGATGTCTCGGTAGGTTTGAGCAGCCAAGCGAAGAAATCGCATGGTGGCCAGCGGACCCGTCGTCACCTCTTCGGTTCTGGCCGGGCTACGCTCGTCGATCCGCTGGGCTTCACACGCCGCTTCGACCCAATCGACTGCCACGTCCGCCACCGCTTCGATACAACGCTCCAGCAAACTCAACCGCTGCGGCAGCGACATCCGCTGCAAAGTCCCTGCGCCGGCGGCAAGTCGATCCAGTGCGTGGTCGATATCGGTCGAACTGGAAGGTTGAGGGGCGATCATCATGATGGCACGCGTCGGTAGGTAACGAAGTTCGCAACGTCCATCCACGTTATACCATCGACGATTTACGGTGGTCGAAAATCGACCACCGGGGCGCTGGGAATTCAGGCTCCGCTGGCCAACCAGCCGGTTTGCTCACGAATCTCTAATGATTTTGCAAACGCGGTTGTTGGCACACCTTTTGCTTTTCTACTCGGTCGTGTTCGCCCGGTGCGTGACCGGCGATCGCTAAGAATCAATTCGAAGCAAAAAGGAAGTACGATGAAAAGTTTGTATAGTTTGTTGTTCGCTGGTTTGGTGGCATTGGTAAGCGTGGGCTGTGAAGACAGTGCGTTTGATAACGAAGCGGAACAAGTCCGCGATCGAGCGGATATGCGGGCCGAAGAGATCCGCGATAACACGCAGCAGCGGGCCGAAAACATCCGCGATGACGCCCAGCAGACCGCGGAAGAAATCCGCGACGATGCCGGCCGTACGATCTTGGGTACCGCCGAAACCGACACGGCTGAAAACCGCGCCGACGCGATCGAAGAAGCTGGCGAAGAAAAAGCCGATGCGGTCGAAGAACAAGGCGAACAGAAAGCCGACGCGTTGGAAGACAACGCTGAAGAGAAAGCCGACGCCTTGGAAGAAGTGGAAGTGGAATAATCCGCTTCGCTTCATCACCGCGCGTGTCCAGTGGACGCGCGTTTTTTTTGGGAACGCTTGAATTGTTGCCAGAACCGAGTACTTCCGCCGGGCTGGCTGGAACTTTCCAGCCGTCGCCCCAAACGGGGCGAGCCCGGTGGAAAGAAGGGAGCATATTCGCCGCCTCCCTCGGAGACGCTTGACTTAGTAGCATTGCCGGTCAAACGACTAGATCGACAGCCTGTCAGCGAGGCCGCGTTTTATCACGAACAACCGGCACGTCTCCCGCAGCATCTTCTTAGGCACCACCCGGCGGCGATGGCTGGCTACAATGCTCAGGTCCGTTATCCGTCCTCCCTCCACCAAGCGTGCTGTCCTATGCGTGCCCCTACCCGATGCTTTGCTGCGGCCCTCGTCTTCACCGTGATCGCTGTCGCATGCCTGCCGACGTTCCTCGTTCCCAACCCAAGCTTTGCCGCTGAGCCGGCCGAGATCACCGACACGCCGACCTTCGCCGACACCGACTGGCCGTGGTGGCGAGGCCCGCAGCGCGACGGCGTGGCCGCTCCGCAGGATCCACCCACCTCGTGGAGCGAAACGGAAAACGTCGTCTGGCGACAGCCGGTCCCCGGCCGCGGGCATGGTTCACTGACCCTCCTGGGTGACTGCGTCTACCTGGCCGCCGCCGACCGCGAGCAACAATTCCAGTCTGTGCTGTGCCTGGACCGCGCGAGCGGCAAAGAACGTTGGCAGACTCAGGTGCATCGCGGTGGATTGCAGACGGCCAAAATGGCCAAAGCCAACAGCAAGGCTTCCTTCGCGTCGTCGACGGTGGCCACCGACGGCACGCGACTGTTCATCAACTTCGTCAATGACGACGCGATGTGGACCACCGCCTTGGACTTGGCCGGCGAGATCCTCTGGCAACGGAAAATCTGTGACTACGTGATTCACCAAGGCTACGGCGCCTCGCCCACCGTGTATCACAACTTGGTGATCGTGGCGGCCGACAACAAGGGCGGCGGCGCGATCGCTGGCCTGGACCGCGGCACCGGTGAAATCGTCTGGCGGCGGGAACGTCCTCAAAAACCCAACTACACCTCGCCGATCATCCTGCAGGCCGCCGGACGCGAGCAACTGGTGTTCAGCGGCTGCGATCTGGTCACCAGCCTGGATCCGCTGACCGGCAAAGAGATCTGGGAAGTCGAAGGCGCGACGACCGAATGCGTGACCAGCGTGGTAACCGATGGCCAGCACGTGTTTACCAGCGGCGGATATCCCAAGAACCATATCGCGGCCGTCGCCGCCGATGGCTCGGGCGAAGTCATCTGGGAAACCAACACCCGCGCCTACGTGCCGTCATTGCTGCACCGCAACGGTTATCTGTTCGCCGTGCTGGACGAAGGCATCGCCACGTGCATTCGTGCGGAGGACGGCGAGACGATGTGGAAATCGCGTCTGGGCGGCACCTTCAGCGCCTCGCCGGTGCTGGTGGGCGACCGCATCTACGCGACCAATGAAGAGGGCGAAACCTACATCTTCACTGCGTCGAGCGAAGCATTTGAGCAATTGGGCGAAAACAAGCTGGGAGAATCCGTGTTCGCCACGCCCGTGTTTGCCGGCGATCAAATCTTCATGCGCATCGCTCGGCAGGAAGACGGCCGGCGACAAGAGTACGTGGTTTGTATCGGGGAGTAGCTTTCTAAGCGGTGATTTTTGCAGGCCACGGTCGCTGACAGCCCAACCGGATCAGCCGCTTGGGACGTGAAAGGTATTACTGCAGCATTGGACCTTGGGGCCGCTTGCTTCACCCTCCTTTATAAGGAGGGTCGAGCCTTAGCGAGGGGAGGTTCTTTTGCAGCGGCGCGGTCGCCGTCTCCTCGCTGACGCTCGACTCTCCCAGAGGGAGAGTGAAGTGAATCCGGCATTAATACACTTCACGTCCCTCGCGGTTCTACTTGCTGCCTTCGATGCGTCCGGCTTCGATTTCGCGCTGCACCAATTCCACAATGGACGGCTGCGAGCGGGGACGGCCGGAAACTTGATCGCGATCGGCGACCAGACGCGCCCGCGTGACCACCTCTTGCAACTGTTCGGTTGTGGGCGACGAAGCCAGGCTGCGACCGCGCAGCGATTGATCTTCGACGAGCACCGGGGCGACGACTTCATTGATGTCGAAGCTGGTGGCCGTGCCGGTGGTGATGGCCTGCCGCAACCGTTTAATCTGGGTGACGGCTTCCTGTTTGGCCGGCTCGTCGAACCCGCTATCACTCTGAATTAGCGCCTCGACGGCCGCCAGATCGCCCCATTCCAAAATCGGGATCCGCGTCAAGCGATTCATGACGCCGCCGGCCTGCCAATTCTCCAAGCGGCCCGCTTCGGCATCCTCGACCACCCGGCCGAGCATTTCTACAATCGCCTGCTTGTCCTCCGGCTCCAACTGACTCTGCTCAATCGTGGGAATCGTGTGGCCGCTTAAAGTGCGAGCCGCCAATTCGACGCGTTTCTGGTACAGAAAGTAGGTCGACACCCCACAGCAGACGAACAAGGCAGCGGTCAGCAGCAGGCCAAAGGCCAACACGGCCGGCAACCAACCGACGCCATCGTCCTGCGAATCCGCGTCACCCGCTGCGTTCTCGTCCTGTTCGCTATCGCTCATTCGGCATCCAGGAATTCGATTTTCAGAACTTTGAACTTCATTTTTCCGGCTGGGGCATCAATTTCGGCCGTATCACCGACTTTTTTGCCCACCAGCCCCTGGCCCAATGGGCTGGTCACCAGAATTTTGCCGCTGTCGTAATCCTCTTCGCCGGCCCCCACCAAGGTGAACTGTTCCTCGTCGCGGTAGGCCAGGTCTTCCACCGTCACGGTGCAGCCGAACACGACTTCGTCTTTGGGCAATGAGGACACATCGACGATCGTGGCCCGCGCCAGTTTCATTTTCAGCTCATCGATCTTCCGCTGCAGCATACCCTGGTTTTCCCGCTGGGCATGGTATTCCGCGTTCTCTTTGAGGTCGCCTTCGGCACGAGCTTCCGCAATTTTCTCGGTGATTTTCGGCATTTCCACCGAATCGAGCCGTTCCATCTCGGCTTTGATTTTGTTGTAGCCTGCGCGGGTCATCGGGACCGAGTCGTTCATGAGATATCCTTCGCTGAAATCGGGTTTCGGTGAGCGCAAAATAAACAACGACCTTCCGCAGAAATCCGCAGCAGGTCGTCGCAGAGTCAATTTCGAATGTTCGGTGTGGGCCGGACGTCGTCGGCAGCAAATTAAATTTTCGCGTCTGGACGCGGTCATGTAAAGGCGAGCGGTCGAGTAAGTTTGGCCGCTCGTACTGAATTTTCCAGCCACCGCGACGCCCCCTCCCGCGGACCAGCCTGAAACACGCAGCGAGAAACGTCAAGAACAACCTCCTATTTACCCAAAACCTCCCACTTAACGCTTGACGCAAACTCTGCCTGCCTTACCTTGTTAGATGTATTCGGACCTTTCCGATCATCCGGAATATACCGACCGTGTATCCTCTTCACCTCGGAAGCTTCCTTCACTAGGTAGAACGAATGAAAACCAAGCTCCTCAGCTTCGTGGCGGCCCTCGGCGTGCTATCCGCCCCGGCCCTTGTCCACGCCTCGGGCACGCTGACCAAGGCGGTCGGAATTAATACGCTGATCAGCGCGAAACTGGGCCAGCTGGGGTCGAAGTCGGATTCGTACGCCAAACCCAGCGCGAAAAGCTCGACGAGCTCCTACGCGCCGGCGCCCAAGGTTTTGCCGACACAAGTCGCTCCGCCGAAAACCGAAACCATCTACCAGCCCGTCACGCAGCCGGTGATCCAACCCATCCATCGGGTTATCCAGCCGGTCGTCTCGACGGTCGTCCAACCGGTCATCCGCACCTCCTACGCAGCGCCGATCTACAAACAACCGACCTACTTGGCTCCCAAGTACGTCGGCGCCAGCTACGCTCCCTCCTACGGCGGCAAGCAGTCCTATGGCGGCCAGAGCGGAAAACATTCCCAAGGCGGTAAGTACTCGTACAGCGGCAGCTATGGGCAATTGGCTAAGGCCAGCGGTATCGGTGGTCACTACGGCGGCGGCTTCGGCCACTACGGCGGCAAGTCCAGCGGATACGGTGGCAGCTATGGCAAATCCAGCGGCTACAGTGGCTATAGCAACTTCGGTGGCTACGGCAAGTTCGGTGGCTACAGCAAATTCAACAGCTACGGCAACTTTGGCGGCTACGGCAAGTCCAGCGGATACAACCACTTTGGTGGCTATGGCAAATCTGGCGGCTACGGCAAATCCGGTGGCTTCAGCCACTTTGGCGGCAAGGGCGGCTTTGGCGGCTACTTTGGACGTTCGGCCAATCCGGTCGCAGCGATCATGGGCGGACGGCTGGGCAGCGAATCGTTCAACTACTCGCTTAGCTACACCCGCAATGGCGTGCAGTACGAGCTGGACCTGAGCGGTCGGGTGTCGGCTTCGTTCCATTGCCCCTCGGCCAGCCCCAGCAGCGTCTCGCACTACTAGGGCTGTGTCAGCATTGGATCTAAGGGTCTGGCCGTAGCCGAAGTCGCCAGACTTTGGACCTTTTCGTCGCGACGATCCAATCTCTGGCGAGATCGGCTACCCTGATTTGAAACTTGGACAAAGCACGACGACCTTCAGTCGTCATTTTCGCGAGTCAGGTGACCGCTGCGGCCGATGGCTAAGACCAACCGCAGCATCACCATCAAGCTCAGGGCGGCGCCGGCGGCGCCGACCACGCTGATTTGGTGGATCCCCAAGAAAGGTTTGTTGGGGAACAGCAGCGGCGGAACTTGCAGGGCCAGCAGCAACGATGAGCCCAGGAACAGCGAACTGGCCAGCATTCCCAGCACCAGTCGATTGACCGACGGGCTCAGCCGGCGGTGTTCGAGGTTCAGACTGATATTGCCCCGCCGCATCTGCTCCAACAAGCCGAGTACTTGGTCGGGGGCAAACTCCAGGAAGTTCTCGGCTTCCAAATAGATCCGTCGCGCTTGTCGGAATCGTCGCCGGGGGCTCAACCGTCGCGCCATCGCTTGGCGAACAAAGCCGCGCATGATGGACATCGAATCGAACTGGGCGTTTAAGGTGCTGAGCGTACCTTCCAGGGAGACCAGCATTTTCAGCAGCAGCGCGGACTGGCTGGGCAGTTT from Roseimaritima ulvae includes these protein-coding regions:
- a CDS encoding outer membrane protein assembly factor BamB family protein, which encodes MRAPTRCFAAALVFTVIAVACLPTFLVPNPSFAAEPAEITDTPTFADTDWPWWRGPQRDGVAAPQDPPTSWSETENVVWRQPVPGRGHGSLTLLGDCVYLAAADREQQFQSVLCLDRASGKERWQTQVHRGGLQTAKMAKANSKASFASSTVATDGTRLFINFVNDDAMWTTALDLAGEILWQRKICDYVIHQGYGASPTVYHNLVIVAADNKGGGAIAGLDRGTGEIVWRRERPQKPNYTSPIILQAAGREQLVFSGCDLVTSLDPLTGKEIWEVEGATTECVTSVVTDGQHVFTSGGYPKNHIAAVAADGSGEVIWETNTRAYVPSLLHRNGYLFAVLDEGIATCIRAEDGETMWKSRLGGTFSASPVLVGDRIYATNEEGETYIFTASSEAFEQLGENKLGESVFATPVFAGDQIFMRIARQEDGRRQEYVVCIGE
- the greA gene encoding transcription elongation factor GreA — translated: MNDSVPMTRAGYNKIKAEMERLDSVEMPKITEKIAEARAEGDLKENAEYHAQRENQGMLQRKIDELKMKLARATIVDVSSLPKDEVVFGCTVTVEDLAYRDEEQFTLVGAGEEDYDSGKILVTSPLGQGLVGKKVGDTAEIDAPAGKMKFKVLKIEFLDAE